A single genomic interval of Miscanthus floridulus cultivar M001 unplaced genomic scaffold, ASM1932011v1 os_1337, whole genome shotgun sequence harbors:
- the LOC136533941 gene encoding protein SPIRAL1-like 1 yields MGRGQGVSYGNGQSSLSHIFGGDEAAAPPPRNSPSLVVLGLPVASAAGEPPHAHLPASAPRNAPTRPQPATTARPHRPAAALPRACARAPARRAAGAARRRRLPARPHHPATALPRAAPGARAALPRPAPPAA; encoded by the exons ATGGGCCGCGGCCAGGGCGTCAGCTACGGGAACGGCCAGAGCTCGCTGAGCCACATCTTCGGCGGGGACGAGGCGGCCGCGCCTCCGCCGCGAAACAGCCCCAGCTTGGTTGTGCTTGGTCTCCCTGTGGCCAGCGCGGCCGGTGAG CCACCCCACGCCCACCTGCCCGCCTCCGCGCCGCGCAACGCGCCCACACGCCCGCAGCCTGCCACCACTGCGCGCCCGCACCGCCCGGCCGCCGCGCTGCCgcgcgcctgcgcccgcgcccccgcgcgccgagccgccggcgccgcgcgccgccgccgcctgcccgCGCGCCCGCACCACCCGGCCACCGCGCTGCCGCGCGCCGCGCCCGGCGCCCGCGCCGCCTTGCCCCGGCCAGCGCCGCCCGCTGCC